The Syngnathus scovelli strain Florida chromosome 18, RoL_Ssco_1.2, whole genome shotgun sequence genome contains a region encoding:
- the cdh19 gene encoding cadherin-7 isoform X1 encodes MGAAEDTKARSVLAALTLLSLLSHMDGIGQDPQGPRSGPDSIGRHRRHKRGWIWKQMFVPEEDPTPRVIGQLKSDYDRGDFAIRYILSGEGAGNTFAIDEYSGKIRTLKKLDREKKAFYVLQAQAINRLSGEPEEPQSEFIIKVQDINDNAPQFLNQPYAASIPEMCPVGTTVVQVTATDADDPMFGNNAKLIYSILQGEPYFSVEPKTGIIVTSWPDMDREAKEHYLVVVQVKDMLGMSGGYSASATVSVSLSDINDNGPIFQHHLYTFAIPEDAAVGTTVGRVKAYDADVGVNAKMNYSLLADLEENATFSVHTDPLTQEGVILLAKLLDYETKRRYVMVAEAINEEVDPRFLPPGEFSDRTTLKILVEDVDEPPVFLSPVYEWKVAENAAAGIVVGVVSARDTDAANNTVRYSFEKHSDAAKAFKMDPLNGTISIVKPLDRELSAWHNLTIVAKESTSKRLSSRVLASIKVLDINDNAPQLAGPYRPYICEGTQAGELIQLLSAIDPDEPSEGHHFYFSMVPGKQINPNFTIRDNQDNTAGIVARRSTFSRRERSHYLLPVVVMDSGSPAMSSTGTLTISVCGCGPAGRCPSGSVEALALSMGVSPRTLVVLLVCLLLAAASSVPTLLLWRRRRVQKAARKKASELELPDTVSQKVLYYAQVGQPGREPIRDPVVPLRSHPRRRERRLAREEIRASIRMSLRESRLVGPEDDVFRQFILDRVEEADSDPYAPPFDRLTVYAYEGSGSSAGSLSSVDSCASERPSPVPAAPWARLSPWYSERQEDTIF; translated from the exons ATGGGAGCTGCAGAAGACACCAAAGCAAGGAGCGTGTTGGCGGCCCTGACGCTGCTGTCCCTGTTGAGCCACATGGATGGCATCGGCCAGGACCCCCAAGGGCCCCGCTCGGGCCCGGACTCCATCGGGCGGCACCGTCGCCACAAGAGAGGCTGGATCTGGAAGCAGATGTTTGTCCCGGAGGAAGACCCCACGCCTCGCGTCATCGGCCAG CTGAAATCAGATTACGACCGCGGGGACTTCGCCATCCGATACATCCTGTCCGGGGAAGGCGCCGGCAACACTTTTGCCATTGACGAATACTCAGGCAAGATCCGCACGCTGAAGAAGCTGGACCGCGAGAAGAAGGCCTTCTATGTACTCCAAGCGCAAGCCATCAACAGGCTCTCCGGGGAGCCCGAAGAGCCCCAGTCCGAGTTCATCATCAAGGTGCAGGACATCAATGACAACGCACCGCAGTTCCTCAACCAGCCGTACGCGGCCAGCATTCCTGAGATGTGCCCTGTCG GCACCACCGTGGTCCAAGTGACGGCCACAGACGCTGACGACCCCATGTTTGGCAATAACGCCAAGCTCATCTACTCTATCCTGCAGGGGGAGCCCTACTTCTCGGTGGAGCCAAAGACAG GGATCATCGTGACCTCCTGGCCCGACATGGACCGCGAGGCCAAAGAGCACTACCTGGTGGTGGTGCAGGTGAAGGACATGCTGGGCATGAGCGGCGGATACTCGGCCTCCGCCACCGTCAGCGTCAGCTTGAGCGACATCAACGACAACGGGCCCATCTTCCAGCACC ATTTATACACCTTTGCCATTCCCGAAGACGCCGCGGTAGGAACCACGGTGGGCAGGGTCAAAGCGTACGACGCCGACGTAGGCGTCAACGCCAAGATGAACTACAGCCTGCTGGCGGACCTGGAAGAGAACGCTACCTTCAGCGTCCACACTGACCCGCTGACGCAAGAGGGCGTCATCCTGCTGGCCAAG CTGCTGGACTACGAGACCAAGCGCCGCTACGTGATGGTGGCGGAGGCCATCAATGAGGAAGTAGATCCCCGCTTCCTGCCCCCGGGGGAGTTCTCGGACCGGACCACGCTGAAGATCCTGGTGGAGGACGTGGACGAGCCGCCCGTCTTTCTTTCGCCGGTCTACGAGTGGAAGGTGGCTGAGAACGCGGCGGCGGGGATCGTCGTCGGCGTTGTCAGCGCCCGCGACACCGACGCGGCCAACAACACTGTCAG ATATTCCTTCGAAAAGCACAGCGACGCGGCAAAAGCTTTCAAGATGGACCCGCTCAACGGAACCATCTCCATCGTCAAGCCTCTGGACCGAGAGCTATCCGCCTGGCACAATCTGACCATCGTCGCCAAAGAGAGCA CGTCCAAGCGTTTGTCCTCCCGGGTTCTGGCGTCCATCAAGGTGCTGGACATCAACGACAACGCGCCGCAACTGGCCGGCCCTTACCGGCCGTATATCTGCGAGGGGACGCAAGCGGGGGAG CTCATTCAGCTACTGAGCGCTATTGATCCAGACGAGCCTTCCGAGGGTCACCACTTCTATTTCTCCATGGTCCCCGGCAAGCAAATCAATCCCAACTTCACCATTCGGGATAACCAAG aCAACACGGCGGGCATCGTGGCACGCAGGAGCACCTTCAGCCGCAGGGAACGCAGCCACTACCTGCTGCCGGTGGTGGTGATGGACAGCGGCTCGCCCGCCATGTCCAGCACCGGCACGCTGACCATCAGTGTGTGCGGCTGTGGGCCCGCCGGCCGCTGCCCCTCCGGAAGCGTGGAGGCCCTGGCTCTGTCCATGGGGGTCAGTCCGCGCACCTTGGTCGTGCTTCTCGTCTGCCTGCTCTTGGCCGCAG CCTCGTCAGTCCCCACGCTGTTGCTGTGGCGACGCAGGCGTGTGCAAAAGGCGGCACGCAAGAAGGCCAGCGAGCTGGAACTGCCCGATACCGTGTCGCAGAAGGTGCTGTACTACGCCCAGGTGGGCCAGCCCGGCCGGGAGCCGATTCGAGACCCGGTGGTCCCGCTACGCTCCCACCCCAGGAGGCGCGAGAGGCGGCTGGCTCGGGAGGAGATCCGGGCCAGCATCCGCATGTCCCTGCGAGAGTCTCGCCTAGTGGGGCCCGAGGACGATGTCTTCAGGCAGTTCATCCTGGACCGGGTGGAGGAGGCGGACAGCGACCCGTACGCGCCGCCATTCGACCGCCTGACGGTCTATGCCTACGAGGGCTCGGgatcctcggccggctcgctcaGCTCGGTGGACTCGTGCGCGTCGGAGAGGCCGAGCCCGGTTCCCGCAGCTCCCTGGGCCAGACTGTCGCCCTGGTACAGCGAACGCCAGGAGGACACCATCTTCTGA
- the cdh19 gene encoding cadherin-7 isoform X2 encodes MGAAEDTKARSVLAALTLLSLLSHMDGIGQDPQGPRSGPDSIGRHRRHKRGWIWKQMFVPEEDPTPRVIGQLKSDYDRGDFAIRYILSGEGAGNTFAIDEYSGKIRTLKKLDREKKAFYVLQAQAINRLSGEPEEPQSEFIIKVQDINDNAPQFLNQPYAASIPEMCPVGTTVVQVTATDADDPMFGNNAKLIYSILQGEPYFSVEPKTGIIVTSWPDMDREAKEHYLVVVQVKDMLGMSGGYSASATVSVSLSDINDNGPIFQHHLYTFAIPEDAAVGTTVGRVKAYDADVGVNAKMNYSLLADLEENATFSVHTDPLTQEGVILLAKLLDYETKRRYVMVAEAINEEVDPRFLPPGEFSDRTTLKILVEDVDEPPVFLSPVYEWKVAENAAAGIVVGVVSARDTDAANNTVRYSFEKHSDAAKAFKMDPLNGTISIVKPLDRELSAWHNLTIVAKESTSKRLSSRVLASIKVLDINDNAPQLAGPYRPYICEGTQAGELIQLLSAIDPDEPSEGHHFYFSMVPGKQINPNFTIRDNQDNTAGIVARRSTFSRRERSHYLLPVVVMDSGSPAMSSTGTLTISVCGCGPAGRCPSGSVEALALSMGVSPRTLVVLLVCLLLAADDLCPWIVFPG; translated from the exons ATGGGAGCTGCAGAAGACACCAAAGCAAGGAGCGTGTTGGCGGCCCTGACGCTGCTGTCCCTGTTGAGCCACATGGATGGCATCGGCCAGGACCCCCAAGGGCCCCGCTCGGGCCCGGACTCCATCGGGCGGCACCGTCGCCACAAGAGAGGCTGGATCTGGAAGCAGATGTTTGTCCCGGAGGAAGACCCCACGCCTCGCGTCATCGGCCAG CTGAAATCAGATTACGACCGCGGGGACTTCGCCATCCGATACATCCTGTCCGGGGAAGGCGCCGGCAACACTTTTGCCATTGACGAATACTCAGGCAAGATCCGCACGCTGAAGAAGCTGGACCGCGAGAAGAAGGCCTTCTATGTACTCCAAGCGCAAGCCATCAACAGGCTCTCCGGGGAGCCCGAAGAGCCCCAGTCCGAGTTCATCATCAAGGTGCAGGACATCAATGACAACGCACCGCAGTTCCTCAACCAGCCGTACGCGGCCAGCATTCCTGAGATGTGCCCTGTCG GCACCACCGTGGTCCAAGTGACGGCCACAGACGCTGACGACCCCATGTTTGGCAATAACGCCAAGCTCATCTACTCTATCCTGCAGGGGGAGCCCTACTTCTCGGTGGAGCCAAAGACAG GGATCATCGTGACCTCCTGGCCCGACATGGACCGCGAGGCCAAAGAGCACTACCTGGTGGTGGTGCAGGTGAAGGACATGCTGGGCATGAGCGGCGGATACTCGGCCTCCGCCACCGTCAGCGTCAGCTTGAGCGACATCAACGACAACGGGCCCATCTTCCAGCACC ATTTATACACCTTTGCCATTCCCGAAGACGCCGCGGTAGGAACCACGGTGGGCAGGGTCAAAGCGTACGACGCCGACGTAGGCGTCAACGCCAAGATGAACTACAGCCTGCTGGCGGACCTGGAAGAGAACGCTACCTTCAGCGTCCACACTGACCCGCTGACGCAAGAGGGCGTCATCCTGCTGGCCAAG CTGCTGGACTACGAGACCAAGCGCCGCTACGTGATGGTGGCGGAGGCCATCAATGAGGAAGTAGATCCCCGCTTCCTGCCCCCGGGGGAGTTCTCGGACCGGACCACGCTGAAGATCCTGGTGGAGGACGTGGACGAGCCGCCCGTCTTTCTTTCGCCGGTCTACGAGTGGAAGGTGGCTGAGAACGCGGCGGCGGGGATCGTCGTCGGCGTTGTCAGCGCCCGCGACACCGACGCGGCCAACAACACTGTCAG ATATTCCTTCGAAAAGCACAGCGACGCGGCAAAAGCTTTCAAGATGGACCCGCTCAACGGAACCATCTCCATCGTCAAGCCTCTGGACCGAGAGCTATCCGCCTGGCACAATCTGACCATCGTCGCCAAAGAGAGCA CGTCCAAGCGTTTGTCCTCCCGGGTTCTGGCGTCCATCAAGGTGCTGGACATCAACGACAACGCGCCGCAACTGGCCGGCCCTTACCGGCCGTATATCTGCGAGGGGACGCAAGCGGGGGAG CTCATTCAGCTACTGAGCGCTATTGATCCAGACGAGCCTTCCGAGGGTCACCACTTCTATTTCTCCATGGTCCCCGGCAAGCAAATCAATCCCAACTTCACCATTCGGGATAACCAAG aCAACACGGCGGGCATCGTGGCACGCAGGAGCACCTTCAGCCGCAGGGAACGCAGCCACTACCTGCTGCCGGTGGTGGTGATGGACAGCGGCTCGCCCGCCATGTCCAGCACCGGCACGCTGACCATCAGTGTGTGCGGCTGTGGGCCCGCCGGCCGCTGCCCCTCCGGAAGCGTGGAGGCCCTGGCTCTGTCCATGGGGGTCAGTCCGCGCACCTTGGTCGTGCTTCTCGTCTGCCTGCTCTTGGCCGCAG ATGATCTCTGCCCATGGATTGTTTTTCCAGGCTGA
- the cdh19 gene encoding cadherin-7 isoform X3, giving the protein MGAAEDTKARSVLAALTLLSLLSHMDGIGQDPQGPRSGPDSIGRHRRHKRGWIWKQMFVPEEDPTPRVIGQLKSDYDRGDFAIRYILSGEGAGNTFAIDEYSGKIRTLKKLDREKKAFYVLQAQAINRLSGEPEEPQSEFIIKVQDINDNAPQFLNQPYAASIPEMCPVGTTVVQVTATDADDPMFGNNAKLIYSILQGEPYFSVEPKTGIIVTSWPDMDREAKEHYLVVVQVKDMLGMSGGYSASATVSVSLSDINDNGPIFQHHLYTFAIPEDAAVGTTVGRVKAYDADVGVNAKMNYSLLADLEENATFSVHTDPLTQEGVILLAKLLDYETKRRYVMVAEAINEEVDPRFLPPGEFSDRTTLKILVEDVDEPPVFLSPVYEWKVAENAAAGIVVGVVSARDTDAANNTVRYSFEKHSDAAKAFKMDPLNGTISIVKPLDRELSAWHNLTIVAKESTSKRLSSRVLASIKVLDINDNAPQLAGPYRPYICEGTQAGELIQLLSAIDPDEPSEGHHFYFSMVPGKQINPNFTIRDNQDNTAGIVARRSTFSRRERSHYLLPVVVMDSGSPAMSSTGTLTISVCGCGPAGRCPSGSVEALALSMGVSPRTLVVLLVCLLLAADPLS; this is encoded by the exons ATGGGAGCTGCAGAAGACACCAAAGCAAGGAGCGTGTTGGCGGCCCTGACGCTGCTGTCCCTGTTGAGCCACATGGATGGCATCGGCCAGGACCCCCAAGGGCCCCGCTCGGGCCCGGACTCCATCGGGCGGCACCGTCGCCACAAGAGAGGCTGGATCTGGAAGCAGATGTTTGTCCCGGAGGAAGACCCCACGCCTCGCGTCATCGGCCAG CTGAAATCAGATTACGACCGCGGGGACTTCGCCATCCGATACATCCTGTCCGGGGAAGGCGCCGGCAACACTTTTGCCATTGACGAATACTCAGGCAAGATCCGCACGCTGAAGAAGCTGGACCGCGAGAAGAAGGCCTTCTATGTACTCCAAGCGCAAGCCATCAACAGGCTCTCCGGGGAGCCCGAAGAGCCCCAGTCCGAGTTCATCATCAAGGTGCAGGACATCAATGACAACGCACCGCAGTTCCTCAACCAGCCGTACGCGGCCAGCATTCCTGAGATGTGCCCTGTCG GCACCACCGTGGTCCAAGTGACGGCCACAGACGCTGACGACCCCATGTTTGGCAATAACGCCAAGCTCATCTACTCTATCCTGCAGGGGGAGCCCTACTTCTCGGTGGAGCCAAAGACAG GGATCATCGTGACCTCCTGGCCCGACATGGACCGCGAGGCCAAAGAGCACTACCTGGTGGTGGTGCAGGTGAAGGACATGCTGGGCATGAGCGGCGGATACTCGGCCTCCGCCACCGTCAGCGTCAGCTTGAGCGACATCAACGACAACGGGCCCATCTTCCAGCACC ATTTATACACCTTTGCCATTCCCGAAGACGCCGCGGTAGGAACCACGGTGGGCAGGGTCAAAGCGTACGACGCCGACGTAGGCGTCAACGCCAAGATGAACTACAGCCTGCTGGCGGACCTGGAAGAGAACGCTACCTTCAGCGTCCACACTGACCCGCTGACGCAAGAGGGCGTCATCCTGCTGGCCAAG CTGCTGGACTACGAGACCAAGCGCCGCTACGTGATGGTGGCGGAGGCCATCAATGAGGAAGTAGATCCCCGCTTCCTGCCCCCGGGGGAGTTCTCGGACCGGACCACGCTGAAGATCCTGGTGGAGGACGTGGACGAGCCGCCCGTCTTTCTTTCGCCGGTCTACGAGTGGAAGGTGGCTGAGAACGCGGCGGCGGGGATCGTCGTCGGCGTTGTCAGCGCCCGCGACACCGACGCGGCCAACAACACTGTCAG ATATTCCTTCGAAAAGCACAGCGACGCGGCAAAAGCTTTCAAGATGGACCCGCTCAACGGAACCATCTCCATCGTCAAGCCTCTGGACCGAGAGCTATCCGCCTGGCACAATCTGACCATCGTCGCCAAAGAGAGCA CGTCCAAGCGTTTGTCCTCCCGGGTTCTGGCGTCCATCAAGGTGCTGGACATCAACGACAACGCGCCGCAACTGGCCGGCCCTTACCGGCCGTATATCTGCGAGGGGACGCAAGCGGGGGAG CTCATTCAGCTACTGAGCGCTATTGATCCAGACGAGCCTTCCGAGGGTCACCACTTCTATTTCTCCATGGTCCCCGGCAAGCAAATCAATCCCAACTTCACCATTCGGGATAACCAAG aCAACACGGCGGGCATCGTGGCACGCAGGAGCACCTTCAGCCGCAGGGAACGCAGCCACTACCTGCTGCCGGTGGTGGTGATGGACAGCGGCTCGCCCGCCATGTCCAGCACCGGCACGCTGACCATCAGTGTGTGCGGCTGTGGGCCCGCCGGCCGCTGCCCCTCCGGAAGCGTGGAGGCCCTGGCTCTGTCCATGGGGGTCAGTCCGCGCACCTTGGTCGTGCTTCTCGTCTGCCTGCTCTTGGCCGCAG ATCCGCTGAGCTAG